The sequence CTTTATTGGACTAGAGCACCTGGCCCTTATCACAcaggagtgagctattcctatAATTTCAAGTTCACAGTGATTAATTAATGTTCAGGATTACTTCAATTTCTATACAGAAAACTGCAAACTTAAAAACTTAAAACAAGAAATGCAATTTTGGTTTTCCATAGAGGGAGACCAGATTTCAAATCATAACCAAAGAAACCAAAATACAATCGGTAAGAATAAAGGTAGAAATGaaagtacagcaaaaacacaggtGAGGTCACATTTTTTTGCAACAGATaaaattaattcaagttataggcTTAGGCTCATTCTTTCAAGCACTATGTATTCAAGTAGAGGGTGAAAATGTACATCTAATTGTATATCATAGTCAATTACGGTTTGTAATATATATTTATCTTAGGAaactttttttagcatttattttATTCTTGATGAACTAAAGTTGTTTTGTTTGTAACATAGGAGGACTTTGAAGGCCATTCTGATCTCCTGATTCCTCATAGTATAAATAATGGGGTTGAAGAATGGGGTCACCATAGTGTTTATAAATGATAACATCTTGTTTAAGCTGAAGGAATATCCTCTCGCTGGAGATAAGTAGAGTATGATAAGTGTTCCATAATATGTGCACACAACGGCCAGATGTGAACTACATGTGGATAAGGCTTTTTCCTTCCCAGCCTTTGAGGACATGTTAAAAATGGAGTAAAATATGAGGATATAAGTGATGATGATAAAGAGCATCTGGAAAAGACCAACAAACAAAGCCACAATAGAAACTTCAATTTCAACCCAGGTTCTGTTAGAGCAAGAAAGTTCTAGAAGAGGAGCAACGTCACAGAAGAAATGGTCAATGACATTTGGTCCGCAAAAATCTAGTTGTAGTATAAGTGTGTGAGTAATAAAAGGCTGCAGAAAACCCACCATCCATGAGTATGTAATAAGACCATTGAGAAGTTTAATGTTCATAATAGATGCATATCTCAATGGTCTACAAATGGCCAAATATCGATCATAAGACATCACAGTGAGGAGACAACATTCTAATATGGTAGAGGCCCCAAAGAAATATAACTGAGTAATGCAACCAAGAGCTGGCATGCTGGTGTCACCCAACAAAATGACCTGTAATGTAATAGGAGCAACTGTTGTACTGATCAAAATATCCGAGAGCGAGAGATGACTAAGAAAGATATACATAGGAGAGTTCATTTTGCTGCTGGAACGTGACAATATTAATAGGACTATCGACAAATTTGCAGTCACGGTTGCTGCATACAGGAAAGCAATGAGAATAAAAAATGGAATACGGAAGAGACCAAGATTTTGAAATCCCAGTAATAGAAATTCTACAACCTTTGTCTGGTTTCTCCTTAAAACTTCCtgtgaattaataaaaaaat is a genomic window of Bufo bufo chromosome 1, aBufBuf1.1, whole genome shotgun sequence containing:
- the LOC120989853 gene encoding olfactory receptor 6P1-like, whose product is MYIFLSHLSLSDILISTTVAPITLQVILLGDTSMPALGCITQLYFFGASTILECCLLTVMSYDRYLAICRPLRYASIMNIKLLNGLITYSWMVGFLQPFITHTLILQLDFCGPNVIDHFFCDVAPLLELSCSNRTWVEIEVSIVALFVGLFQMLFIIITYILIFYSIFNMSSKAGKEKALSTCSSHLAVVCTYYGTLIILYLSPARGYSFSLNKMLSFINTMVTPFFNPIIYTMRNQEIRMAFKVLLCYKQNNFSSSRIK